cccctgcttgtgttccctctctcgctggctgtctctatctctgtcgaataaataaataaaatcttaaaaaaaaaataaataaaagtaatctctacacgcaacatggggctcgaactcacaacaaGTCCAGGATCAAGACTTGCACACTCTacccgctgagccagccaggcgcccccactggtCATTTTTATACATGTTTTTGGGTGCACATATGTACAGATATGTGTTGGAATACACCCAGgcgtggaatttctgggtcacaaaatGTGCATACATTCATTCAGCTTTGGTTTTTCAGAGTGGTTATACCATACTGCACTCCCCCCAGTGGAGTGTGACAGTTCTGGTTCCTTTCCATCCTCATCAACACtcagtggtttctttctttctttcttttctttttctttctttctttctttctttctttctttctttctttctttctttctttcttcttctttctttttctttctttctttctttttctttctctttcttctttctttctctttctttctttctttctttttctttcttctttctctttcttctttcccactcagttgtttctatatttttcagtttagccattctggtacATGTGCAATAGTTATCACatagctttaatttgcattttcctgaagatGACATTaagcatttttcacatttattaccTATTTGGATAACCTCTTTTGTAAAGTACCTGTCTaggttttttgcctttttttttttttattgttgtctttCCTTATCGACTTGCAGGAGCTCTATATTTTGTACATGAGTCCTTTTGCAagtgttgcaaatatcttccactctgtggcttgtctttttgctatctatgctattttctttttttcagtgaaaGAAATGCTTACATTTACTGTAGTATAATACATCAGGCTGTTGAGTTGGTGCTCTCTATGCtcttacttaaaaatgttttgccacggggctcctgggtgactcagttggttaagtgtctgccttcagctcaggtcgtgtcccccaggtcctgggattgggtcctgggattgagcccctgagtcaggctctctgttccctgcctgttcctccctctccctctgcctgttactccccctgcttgtgctcactcatgtgctctctctctgtcaaataaataaataaaatcttaaaaaaaatgttttgccatTGTTAACCAGCAGTGGAGCATTCAACTGCAGTTCCACTAGCTCTTAGTCACTTCAGTTAAATCTGTGTGTGCTGAGACCACAAAAATACAGCTAGTTTGAGGACCTAAGCCCTAATCATATGGCTTACAATGAGCGTCTCCATCCTGCTCCAAGGTGATGAAGATGGAAAGAATGGCTTTTGAGTAGGAAATTAGTGATGCCTGCTAAAAGCTGCGTCCTGCAATTTTTGATACATAATACTCCCACTATCATTTAaggctaaatatttttaattttcattagtatgtgtgtatatatttttttctttccttgtgaatTATTTAGTAGTGTGTTAGGAAGGTGgctttttgttactgatttctaattttacagCATTTTGGTCAGAATTTGTGTTAAATATGATAACAGTTCTttagtatttgttgaaaattGCTTGTGGCCTAGTATGTACTCAGTATTTGTAACTGTTGTATGTGTGTTTGGAAAGCATGTGAATTTTCTCTAAGCTAAGCATCCTATATAAATCCACAAAATCAACTCTATTAATTGtgtcattcaaatattttatatcatcaaTAGTATTTTTGACAGTTTCTGATGGAGCTGTGTTAAAATTTCCCACTATATTTGTGGATGAATAAAGTGAAGGTGTCTGTGTGTTTGGGTAGTGTGGTCTTTGAACACCTCTTGGTTGGGAATGAGAATAAGGGAGAGAAGAGTATCCATTGTATTTAGAAACACTATAGCAGCatccaaaactataaaaatcatgCTAGATCTAGCACTGGCATGCCTGACCTCCATTCTTTTGTCCTTTAAGAACCTCACCCTCATTTAGCCAAACCCACTGccccagggaaagaaaaaggaagcattttttgTTATGTGTAGACGTGTATATCTAAAGGGAGGACCCCTTGGACTTGGAGCTTGTTTTTTTACCAACTAGATCACTGATctgcacatatgtgtgtatcCTATCTGTTTAGAAGCACATACCATCTGGACATGTTTGCTATTTCTGTGCGTTTGTCTTAGTATGTGGGATCCCATTAATAAATTAGTCAGGAGTTGGagtgtatttgtttttcattgctgtgtaacaaattaccacaaacacagcagcttaaaacaacacacattgaTTATTTTTCCCCGGGTCAGGAGTCTCAGCACAGCTTAGCTCGGTGCTCTGCAGCGGCTGCAGTCAGGGTATGACTGGGCTGTGTTCCTTCCTGCAGTTCTTCCAAACTCACGTCGTCATTGGCAGAattcagaattcatttccttaCGTTGTAGGCCAGAGATCCCAGCGTTttttgctggctgtcagctggaggCCAATCTCGGCTCCTGGAGGCAGGCCCCTGCCATACAGCCCTCTCCCAACATAGTAGCTCACTTCTTCAAGGCCAGTGGGAGACTCTCTCAGTCCAGTCAGCTAAGACAGAGTCAAATAATGTAACATCATCATGACAGAGACATCCCATAACTTTTGTCATATCCTGTTGATGAGAAGCAAGTCTCAgtttccacacacacactcaagggGATTACACAAGGGTATGATTCATTGAGGTCATACTGCCTACCACGTACAGTAAACTGTTTACCCCAACCAACTTCTGAAATCCGGAAAGGGAAGATAAGAAGGGGCTGTGCACATGGCTGCTGGTAAAGACGACTTTGCTTCCCAGTGAAGCTAAAGATAATTGAGGGATGGGCCTCAAGTTCAGCAGAGCTCTGAGATTggaatgttataaagaaaaaaagataagaaacccCCCCAGGGCCCAGTTCCAGCCTCCTTGAACCTCTGCTACTGTATGCATACATTTTGGTTCTACATTTTCCAGATTGGCTACTACTCCAAGTTTCTAGCAGAGTCATCACGGAAGGGGAACCTCTGACCTTGAGGTGTCATGGATGGAATAATAAGCTGGTGTATAATGTGCTTTTCTACCAAAATGGCAAGGtcttaaagtattttattcagaattctGAATTCACCATTCTGAAAACCAACCTGAGTCACAATGGCATCTATCACTGCTCAGGCATGGGAAAGCAACGCTTTGAATCAGCAGGAGTACCTATCACTGTAAAAGGTATGTATATCTAAATAGTCATAAAGCTGTAGCTTTAAGGACCATCATAAATTATCACTTAAGTTTGCAAGTGAAGAGACTTAAGTTCCCAGAGAGGTAGCTGTCTCACTGAAGGCCATGAGATGACCAGTGGCTGGGCTGGGACCAGAACTGAGGTCATCTGGGCCTCAGTCTGTTGCTCTTTCCTGTAAACCACGGTGCCTCATCAGTAATTCCAGGAGCTAACATGAAGGCCAGGTCATAGTGAGGATctatttcatcaattttattttagttgcaAGGAATAGAGATTCACTCCAGGGAGCTAAGAGAGTTAGAAAATAACTAAATGGAATCTCATCATAAAAAGCTCCATAGAAACAGAAGCCATGAAGACATTAGGACTTGGTTATACTTTCTATCTCTCAGAGGCAATGTGGGGCTTCTCTGGTTCTACTTCTCTCTGAACATCTGCTAACTAAGCAGCTTCCTCCGTTCCAGCTTGCGTGTGGGCCTGATTGTGGTTCTTTCATCTTAGTACTCACAACTACTAGTAACTTTTTTCTATCTGAAAAAGGATTCATTCCTATGGGAAAGAGAGGATTGTCCCAGATTACCTTTTGTGGCAGTAACACAAGTAATGAGTCACTGACCTGTCTAGTGTGTGGGTCAGTGTCTACTGCTGGTGACGATTACCAAAAGTCATGGTCACGTAATCAATAACATGGCTATTCAGGGAAGCATGGACTGTGTGGAGGTATTCTTCACAGTAGGAAATGAGGAAGATGGCCATTATAAGAGTATCTGTGAGGAAACCCCAATGCCTCTCTGCTGGAAGTGGGAAACATTGTCTTATGGATGCATTCTCTGGGGGCAGGTTTCCCAAGGAGGAGGGGATATATCTTCTGTAAAAAGAACCTTGACACTGAAGCAGGCAACCCTGTCCCcattaactttttctttagaGCTATTTCCAGCCCCAGTGCTAAAAGCATCTTTGTCATCACCCATCCTGGAGGGGCAGCTGGTCAACCTGAGTTGTGAAACAAAGTTGCTCCTAGAGAGACCTGGTTTGCGGCTTTACTTCTCCTTCTACATGGGCAGCAagaccctgctgagcaggaacaCATCCTCTGAATACCAGATACTGACTGCTGAGAGAGAAGATTCGGGGTTATACTGGTGTGAGGCTACCACGGAAGATGGCAATGTCATCAAGCGCAGCCCTGAGTTGGAGCTTCAAGTGCTCGGTGAGAATGAGGGGAATTGACAGGAGAAGGCACAAGGAGAAGatgcttccttttcccctttgggGCTGAGGTTTATTTAAGGGGATTTCATGGCCCAGCCAGGAAAAACCCATGAACAGGCCCTTCCACTCTTGATTCGTAACTTCACTATTCTCCTGAGCTTCATTAAATTTCCTGTCCcttctctctttatttccttcctttcttcttcatttcctattttctcacctctttcttttcccctcactcctccccccacccccaaaatctAATCAACAATATATTGAGTTCCTCCCATCTATTGTCATGGGTGTGGGGATATGAAGACACTGGGGTGCagttcttttcagattttatttatttatttgacagagtgggagagagcacaagcagggggagccacaggcagagggagcgggagagggagaagcaggcttgccgctgagctaggagcccaatgtggggctccatcccaggaccctgggatcacgacctgagccaaaggcagacgcttaaccgactgagccacccaggtccctggGGTGCAGTTCTTACTTCAAGGAGCTCACATGGTAGATTGGTGAGGTAGGAATTTCGTGGATTGCATATAAATACTTGCTCAAGTGCTGATCTGGCTGAGGTAGAGAGACTGTGAGCTCCAAAACAAAGACTCTTTGGGAAAAGAGTCCTTGGGGGTCTTCAACCCAAAGACTCTTTGGGAGTCTTCAACCCAAATTCATTTCAAGCGTTAAATGGGATAGAAATAGCCTTTATGTCTGAAACTAGGAAGTAAGTCCACTGAGAGGGCCCTGGCAGTTAAACTCTTATGAGGAGCCTGCCCCCGGTCTGTATACCACGTAGCCCAGGGGCAGCGTCTTCCTGTCCCCTGTAATTACCAGTGTCTTCACTGGGGACAGGCATACCAGGTGTCAGTCAGCCTTCCCTTCCAAACGTAACTCAGCCAGATCTCTTTGCGTTCTAACTAGCATTTCTTctccttgtcattttctttttcaggccTCCAGATACAAACTCCTGTTTGGTTTCACGTCCTTTTTTACCTGGCGGTGGGAATGCTATTTTTGGTGGACACCATTTTCCATGTGATTATATATAAGGAActgccaagaaagaaaaagtggaacCTAGAAATCTCTTTGGACTCTGGTCATGAGAAAAGAGTAAATTCCTACCCTTCAAAAGAGAGGTATTTAGAAGAACCGTAATGTTATGAACAAGAGCAGCTGCAAGAAAGGACATACCAGCAGCCcctggagggagggcagcagcagcagcagcccagaAGGTACCCACGGATCTAGACagtccctccccttctctgtgcAAGCACTGGGGTGCAAACATCCAAAAGTTTAAAGACATTAGAACTGTGAGTCCCATGACATCTGATTAACTCTGAAATAAAGTAAGCAAATGAGCTGACTTCAGTGAAGATAAACTTAGAAAATGGGTCATCAGGGATGATCTGAAGTGAGATCTACtctaaagaaatctttaaaaacttgtaAGTCCAGTCTAACCTGATTATCCTACTGTGTAGTTTGAGCAATAATATTATTTCTAGGGACAGGGTGAAAAGGTAATTGTGTGCATATGTACAAGAgattaaaatagagaaagagacagaatgagggttagaaggaggcagaaaaagaacaaatatcagGGAGacaagagaaaggggcagagaccCAAAAGAAGGAAAGGTAACTTACAGATGGCTCCTGCGAGACTATGGGTGGAGCGCTCATGCCTCCCTGGAGTCAGCGTGGTTATTTGGTGGGTTCTCTCTTCAGCACAGGAGCGGGGAATGCATCCGCACAGCTTGCAGAGCTAAGGGCTGTCCCTCACCAGGACAGATGGGCGCCTGATTTTTGCCCTTTCATATGAGGCTTTCTCACAACGTCTCTGTGTCCAGGGACGCCAGCAGTCTTCCttgcctatcccactcccccaccccacaggaaGACAGAATGTAACTGTGGCTTTCCTTAATAAATTAAACCCGGACCTCCCAGCAGAGCACCGCAAGGAGGAGCttcagctggggaggggcagtgacATCATAAAGCCCCAGTTCTTACTGCCAGAGATTCACTCTCCCCTTCTGATTTTCTGGATGATTACTAACCGGCTTCAAGATAATGCTACTCTTCCACTTGGGTTCTCATTTGGaggcaaaatatttttctgctatCTAGAACATAgctgaaataaaactgaaacatgTGAAAGGACTTTATTAAAGCTTAGAAAAAACCAAAAGGGGTGTGAACAAACCTAGCAACAAATTCTagatttggttttttaaaacagtgtagCTTATCTGCCAGACAAGGATGCTTCCCTGCCTAGCTTCTGTCCTGGCTCCAATGGCGGGGCTCACCTTTAACATCCACCACCTAGAGGCGCTCTAAAGCAACTCAGCAGTGTGAGGTAGATGGAGGAGCACCTCAGCCCATTGCTCGCCTCGTCATGGGCAATGAGAATGTTCTCTCCTTCAGAATAAAGTACAGCAATTATCATCTCAGTAGAAGTACAACTCCaacattggaaaaaaattttatttgagagagagagagagtgcgagcgtgagtgggggggggcagagggagacaatcttcAAGCcaactcccagctgagtgcagagcctgatgcagggatctATCTCATGACCTACGAAcccatgacctaagccgaaaccaagagttgaaggcttaaccgactgagccacccaggcaccccaggtatGACTGcaacatttatattaaaagaaatgatcATACATAATAGTAAGAGTTTCACTGGTTGCATGTTTGGTCTTATTGACTGAGAAGATGTAAATGAGAATTGTAGGCAATGAGTCCCATAGGAAAGAGGCCCAAAGACCCTCTCTAGAGGGACCATCTGTACAACACTAACCTGAGGAATCAGGAACTGAAGCAGGAAGTGACATTCACACTCAGAGGAGAGAGCTCTCTGTGAACCCTCACAGGGTGGATAGAATTTCAGGGAAAGGGCTCCCTGAGAGAAGAAGATGGGGACAGGCAGACACCATGACCTGGGGTGGAACTGGAATGGGGACAGTCATTACTAAAGCATCGTGAgtgcttcctccttccccactctccTCTTTTGTGCTTCCTCTCCAGATTTTTCCATGCTTTTCTATCTTTGTCATAGTTTTTTCTCACATGTTCTTTACTATTTAAATAACTGATTTggttaaatcaatttttttcctctttttgtgaTTAAATTATTAGTTGTGTTGCTGGATGAACTGGGGAGATCCCAGACCCTGAGGCCTTGACCCATCCTGTCCCAAAGATGTCACCAAAGGTTGTcatgagaaagaattcaaggacaaAACACAGCAAATGAGCTGAGGGATACTAGcaggaaagtttattaaagtgaaagtAAACTCTTGAGATGTGAGAgtgggaaagtgagagagagagagagagagagagagagagagagagagaaaaggagggactGTGCCCTGGGGGTTTAGGTTTCTATTTTTATCAATGGTTGTTAACAAGGGGGTGGAATATTCATTACTGGGGGCAGGATTGGAAGCaggttttcttgctttttcttccttatttggccaggggtttcctgtcatggcacctgccatcttgggcctgtctggttCAGTCCAGCTTCTTAAGGAGTGCTCTGGGGACAGGCCTCTGACATTCACAATCGCTGGCCTTGACTTTCTCTTTGCTGGCCTCCAGGTATCCTGTGAACCTAACTGCCTACTCTAAGATTTGAACAATTTGCACTTCAGTCTACCCTTATTTCTAGCCTCTAGCTGTGACAGGAAGAGGTTCTTGGAGTCCCCCAAATTGATGCCTACCTGCTGTTTCCCCAAGCCTTGGTGCTGGGTCTGGTCAAGGCCTGGTACCACCTCATACTTTCTTCAGGTGGGTGCCCAGCCCTCCAATTTCTCTACAGTTGTTGGGTGCCCTGTCTCTGACACTTGTCCCTACCTACGGACtcacttctctttatttttattctgtccagtactagaaacacagagagaaattACTGGATCCAAGTGGAGAGAGGcctaaagggagagaagggaaggcacTGCAAAACCCAGCAGAAGGCAAACTGTCACCTGCTGAGACCCCAACAACCCAAGCTCTCCCAAAGTCATATCCTTCCTGGAGCACCCAGCATGTCTTGCCTGAACAGGACATTTCAGACCAAAGCAGGACATGCTTGAGAGCAGTGTTTGCTCCAGAGCTCCTCAGCGGGTTGGTCAAGGCTTTATCAAGCTTTTGTGGCAGTCTGATTTCTTCCACTGCCCAGTCCTACCTCTTTACTCATCCTTTCGCAGGGGTTCATCCTTAATAAACATCTTGCACCCCAAACTCTGTCCAACATATGCTCCCAGAGTCCAGTCTGAGTATTTTGTATGCCACTGCAAACTTTATAGCGCTTTTGGAGTCTTATAAGACCCATTTGTCCCAATAACACTTCTAAggacatacatatattttaacagagaacaaaacaaattgGTAGGTAAAAAATATGCACACATGGCTCCATTTTGCACAGAATCATCCTGATATTCCTGGGAATGTCCTTTGCTTAACACCTTATCAAACTGAGCTGGCGTATGATGCaaaatgctctctctccctctatctgaAAAGGAGAAGGGACATCTTCATATATTCTGATTGTACTTTTATGTATAATGAAGACTTGCATTTTAAGGTCAGGGTTTCAAATTTCACTAGTTAGCATTAGAAGCAAAACACAAGCCTGCTAATTTTGCTtgcagaaatcaagaaatcaatcAACAGAATTTTATTCAATAATGGTGAAACGAGAAACATACAGCACTTTGTCTCCAGAGTCACCACCGCCCCCTATTGTCATACACGTGGATTGCTTTACCCACTGACCTGTCTTCCTGGTGTGTGAACCCATAGGGATATATGAAGATGTTCTTACAGGCATATTGGCAATGACCACTTAAGGGAATCAGGCTCCCAGTCCTCAACTTCCACGCACAGTCTTCCACCGTGCTGTGTGTCTAAGAACAGGCCCGCTGTAAGGTTTCAAGCTcgttctgcttttctttctttttttaaagattttatttatttatttgacagaaagagagacagccagcgagagagggaacacaagcagggggagtgggagaggaagaagcaggctcgtagcagaggagcctgatgtggggctcgatcccataatgccgggatcacgccctgagccgaaggcagacgcctaaccgctgtgccacccaggcgccccttgttctGCTTTTCTACCTACTCTTTCCCACTTACCCTTCACACAGTTTGCAAAAGAGAGGCATATCTCTTACTCATCCCAAATCATGATTTGTTTAAGCCCTGaggataaaaaaaatctctgtgtgtCAGAGACAAAGGCACTATAGACCACAGGGAAGTTTTTATGTTTCTCATATTTATGGGTGTTAAGGGCAAAGCTAGGAACTAGAAATAAACATGTTGGCCCATGCTGAGATGTTCTGAATCCTGGTATATGGTACAGAGAGGTAAAGCAGAATTTATAGCAATTTTCATGTAAAGACCTTGcctcttctttattattattatttaaacaacaacaacaacacaacaacaacagctTGGCTCTTGAGGAAGAGTCCTGAGAACAAGGCAGAGTGTAAAAAATACTGCATCTTATCTCATCTGGGCAACAAACTTATGCACAGCTCTGTAcctgatccattcatctgtgaatTAGGCTGTGTAAGAACAGGCTAGAGTTTGTTAAAGTGACAACTCCTAAATCTCAGCACCTTAAGCCAACAGAGGtttgtcattcattcatgataCACCA
This window of the Ailuropoda melanoleuca isolate Jingjing chromosome 2, ASM200744v2, whole genome shotgun sequence genome carries:
- the FCGR1A gene encoding high affinity immunoglobulin gamma Fc receptor I translates to MWLLTALLLWVPAGAQTDPAKAVITLQPPWVNVFQEENVNLWCEGPHLPGNTSTQWFLNGTAIQTLTPRHRIAAASVNDNGEYRCQTGFSVPSDPVQLEVHRDWLLLQVSSRVITEGEPLTLRCHGWNNKLVYNVLFYQNGKVLKYFIQNSEFTILKTNLSHNGIYHCSGMGKQRFESAGVPITVKELFPAPVLKASLSSPILEGQLVNLSCETKLLLERPGLRLYFSFYMGSKTLLSRNTSSEYQILTAEREDSGLYWCEATTEDGNVIKRSPELELQVLGLQIQTPVWFHVLFYLAVGMLFLVDTIFHVIIYKELPRKKKWNLEISLDSGHEKRVNSYPSKERYLEEP